A single Burkholderiales bacterium DNA region contains:
- the atpD gene encoding F0F1 ATP synthase subunit beta, with product MDESGNRNIEKDAGGAETLATDGLFGRIERIDGPVVDVSCSETKSLHRALYSEENGKRYVFEVYRDLDEHHVRAIALHSTSGLKRGMPVFDGGGGVRVPVGPECLGRLVDMFGAPLDGGAPIQASAQREIVAPPPPLAQTLGSEGILETGIKVVDLLCPFVRGGKTGLFGGAGVGKTVLLTEFIHSIVQLHQGVSVFAGVGERIREGHELWHDLQDAGVMPRSVLVFGQMDESPGVRFRVGLTALTYAEYLRDSLHKEVLLLIDNVFRFVQAGSEISGLLGRMPATVGYQPTLLSEVAELEERIASISSGSITSVQAVYVPADDMTDPAVSSIFAHLDTVVVLSRDQAGKGIYPAVDPLRSSSRLMDRTTLGDRHFRIAEGVREHLARYHELEDIIAMLGIEALSETDRRIVLRARKLERYLSQPFHVVSQHTGIGGTSVPRAETLNDCDAFLRGDYDTLPEDQCYMRGSMRQAKV from the coding sequence ATGGATGAATCCGGGAATCGCAATATTGAAAAAGACGCGGGCGGAGCCGAGACACTTGCCACGGACGGGCTGTTTGGCAGGATCGAACGCATTGACGGACCTGTCGTCGACGTCTCTTGCAGCGAAACCAAGTCGCTGCACCGCGCGCTTTACTCCGAAGAAAATGGCAAGCGCTACGTCTTTGAGGTCTATCGCGATCTGGATGAGCATCATGTGCGCGCTATCGCGCTGCACTCCACGAGCGGACTGAAGCGCGGCATGCCTGTGTTTGACGGCGGAGGAGGGGTGCGCGTGCCGGTCGGGCCTGAATGTCTGGGCAGGCTTGTGGACATGTTCGGCGCCCCGCTCGATGGCGGCGCTCCGATCCAAGCATCGGCGCAGCGCGAGATCGTTGCCCCGCCGCCACCGCTCGCGCAAACCCTAGGTTCAGAGGGAATCCTCGAGACCGGCATCAAAGTCGTCGATCTGCTGTGCCCGTTCGTGCGCGGCGGCAAAACCGGACTGTTTGGTGGGGCCGGGGTTGGCAAAACCGTGCTGCTTACCGAGTTTATTCACTCCATTGTGCAGCTGCACCAGGGGGTATCGGTATTTGCGGGTGTCGGCGAACGCATCCGCGAAGGCCACGAACTCTGGCACGACCTGCAGGATGCCGGCGTCATGCCGAGGTCGGTGCTGGTGTTTGGACAAATGGACGAGTCGCCGGGCGTGCGCTTCCGTGTCGGGCTTACGGCATTGACTTACGCCGAATACCTGCGCGACAGCCTGCACAAAGAAGTGCTGCTGCTGATCGATAACGTGTTCCGGTTCGTACAGGCGGGCAGCGAAATATCCGGGTTGCTCGGCCGCATGCCGGCCACGGTCGGATACCAGCCCACGCTGCTCTCAGAGGTCGCCGAGCTCGAGGAGCGCATCGCTTCCATTTCGTCCGGCAGCATCACATCCGTGCAGGCGGTCTATGTTCCAGCCGACGATATGACGGACCCAGCCGTCAGCTCGATTTTCGCGCATCTCGACACGGTGGTGGTACTTTCACGCGATCAGGCGGGGAAAGGAATTTATCCGGCAGTCGATCCACTGCGCTCGTCAAGCCGGCTGATGGATCGCACTACGCTTGGAGACAGGCATTTTCGCATCGCAGAAGGCGTGCGCGAACACCTTGCGCGCTACCACGAGCTGGAAGACATCATTGCGATGCTCGGCATCGAAGCGCTCTCGGAAACTGACCGCAGGATAGTGCTGCGTGCACGCAAGCTGGAGCGTTACCTCTCGCAGCCTTTCCACGTTGTGAGCCAGCACACCGGAATAGGGGGTACATCGGTGCCCCGCGCGGAAACACTCAACGATTGCGATGCGTTCCTGCGCGGGGACTATGATACCCTTCCGGAAGACCAGTGCTACATGCGCGGCTCGATGCGCCAGGCAAAGGTATGA